Proteins encoded within one genomic window of Glycine soja cultivar W05 chromosome 1, ASM419377v2, whole genome shotgun sequence:
- the LOC114416675 gene encoding uncharacterized protein LOC114416675 has translation MESSVGGERSERVALSEVVADCVKRWFRDALKEAKAGDINMQVLVGQMYYGGYGVPRDAQKGRVWLTKASRTRSSVWKVGDKHPGYNASDSDSDELKEDS, from the exons ATGGAGAGTTCCGTTGGGGGAGAGAGGAGTGAACGCGTGGCACTTTCAGAGGTGGTGGCAGATTGTGTGAAGCGGTGGTTCAGAGATGCACTGAAAGAGGCTAAGGCAGGGGACATAAACATGCAAGTGTTGGTGGGTCAGATGTACTACGGTGGTTATGGGGTTCCAAGAGATGCTCAGAAG GGAAGAGTTTGGCTGACCAAAGCATCAAGGACTAGGTCTTCGGTTTGGAAAGTAGGTGATAAGCACCCAG GTTATAATGCAAGTGACTCTGATTCGGATGAATTGAAGGAGGATTCATAA